From Delphinus delphis chromosome X, mDelDel1.2, whole genome shotgun sequence, a single genomic window includes:
- the LOC138413962 gene encoding profilin-1-like yields the protein MQCIGDISEEVWQDYITLFLQTGMCCDAAIITNSPPWLLASYPEVNLFQLTQEEMQILLVREEREKLFLQGITLTGTKCLLIRDNLYTEGNNTMDLHTKGQSRGSQAVTVVQIESVYLVVIGHKGTGEGSLNFKAFRMAGYIREAIHQHLAHF from the coding sequence ATGCAGTGCATAGGGGATATTAGTGAAGAAGTCTGGCAAGACTACATCACCCTCTTCCTACAGACTGGAATGTGCTGTGATGCAGCGATAATCACCAATTCCCCTCCCTGGTTGTTAGCTTCTTATCCTGAAGTCAACTTGTTCCAATTGACCCAGGAAGAAATGCAGATCTTGCtggtgagagaggagagagaaaagttgTTTCTTCAGGGAATCACCCTTACAGGGACCAAATGCTTGTTGATCCGGGACAACCTGTACACTGAAGGCAACAACACCATGGACCTCCACACCAAAGGCCAGAGTCGGGGCAGCCAGGCAGTGACAGTAGTTCAGATCGAGTCTGTATACCTTGTGGTGATAGGACACAAAGGAACAGGAGAAGGGTCTCTCAACTTCAAGGCTTTCAGGATGGCGGGTTACATCAGAGAGGCCATTCATCAACACCTGGCGCATTTCTAA